One Hyphomicrobiales bacterium genomic window carries:
- a CDS encoding ATP-binding cassette domain-containing protein → MTEPILSCRNVTVNFGGVKACNEISLEVPEGKIIGLIGPNGAGKTTLFNVLTRFQQQSSGDVFMRGRNVNRKRPHDMISLGMARTFQNINLFKAQTTLDNILIGSHVHIGNPLASMFWLGNSRKKEAELHARAEELAVMFHLTSELDSPVGTLPYGFQKRVELARALAPRPELLLLDEPVAGCNDEETEEIQETVRSINREHGITVLLVEHDMSMVMSICDYIYVINFGSNLAEGTPAEIRSNPDVITAYLGQEDD, encoded by the coding sequence ATGACCGAGCCGATCCTCAGCTGCCGCAACGTCACGGTCAATTTCGGCGGCGTCAAAGCCTGCAACGAGATCAGCCTCGAGGTTCCCGAGGGCAAGATCATCGGGCTCATCGGCCCGAACGGCGCCGGCAAGACCACACTTTTCAACGTGCTGACGCGGTTTCAGCAGCAGAGCAGCGGCGACGTCTTCATGCGCGGCAGGAACGTCAACCGCAAACGGCCGCACGACATGATCAGCCTGGGCATGGCCCGCACCTTCCAGAACATCAACCTGTTCAAGGCGCAGACGACGCTGGACAACATTCTGATCGGGTCGCACGTCCATATCGGCAACCCGCTCGCTTCCATGTTCTGGCTCGGCAACAGCCGCAAGAAGGAGGCCGAACTGCACGCCCGTGCCGAGGAACTCGCTGTCATGTTCCACCTGACGAGCGAACTCGACAGCCCCGTCGGCACGCTGCCCTATGGCTTCCAGAAGCGCGTCGAACTGGCTCGCGCGCTCGCCCCGCGTCCCGAGCTTCTCCTCCTCGACGAACCTGTTGCGGGCTGCAACGACGAGGAGACCGAGGAAATCCAGGAGACGGTGCGGAGCATCAACCGCGAGCATGGCATTACCGTCCTCCTCGTCGAGCACGACATGTCGATGGTGATGAGCATCTGCGATTACATCTACGTGATCAATTTCGGATCGAATCTCGCCGAGGGCACCCCCGCCGAGATCCGCTCGAACCCGGACGTGATCACCGCCTATCTCGGTCAGGAGGACGACTGA
- a CDS encoding 4Fe-4S dicluster domain-containing protein produces the protein MHMQHGFYFDHTLCVKCHACEIACKTWNEVEIGPRWREVVKLESGSFPDVKAMNVSMACMHCGDAPCRNACPVGAITKRVDDGIVVVDQNKCIGCGFCTWACPFNAPQLTAMAGKMQKCNFCQTPGLERPLDMPRACEEVCPTGAIQSGSMAELARKNREKVAVKLGQGMQGFPGVVVDGHNRFTPAE, from the coding sequence ATTCACATGCAGCACGGATTTTATTTCGATCATACGCTGTGCGTGAAGTGTCACGCCTGCGAGATCGCCTGCAAGACCTGGAACGAGGTGGAGATCGGGCCGCGCTGGCGCGAGGTGGTCAAGCTCGAGTCGGGCAGCTTCCCCGACGTCAAGGCGATGAACGTCTCGATGGCCTGCATGCATTGCGGTGACGCACCCTGCCGCAACGCCTGCCCGGTCGGCGCCATCACCAAGCGCGTCGACGACGGCATCGTGGTCGTGGATCAGAACAAGTGCATCGGCTGCGGCTTCTGCACCTGGGCCTGCCCCTTCAATGCTCCGCAGCTTACCGCCATGGCCGGAAAGATGCAGAAATGCAATTTCTGCCAGACTCCCGGCCTCGAGCGCCCGCTCGACATGCCGAGGGCCTGCGAGGAGGTTTGCCCGACCGGCGCCATCCAGTCCGGCTCCATGGCGGAACTCGCAAGGAAGAACCGCGAAAAGGTGGCGGTCAAGCTCGGGCAGGGTATGCAGGGCTTCCCCGGCGTGGTCGTGGACGGTCACAATCGTTTCACGCCGGCCGAATAA
- a CDS encoding cobalamin-binding protein, with product MPINIDTDKEYDIEDLQFDIDESRATDRWGDAPANVKEIFHQLEWNIIEGGHTETVNFINSLLECDVSARTLIAGPMASGIAEVGRRFKMDEYFLPEVMMSAKCMHAALGRLKPLIIAEKSADLGTVVVGTVQGDLHDIGKKIVAMMMEAAGFTVIDLGVTVPPEDFIAAIREHKPKIVGFSALLTTTMNMQWETLKRIKAEGLREDVKVFVGGAPISQNWADKIGADAYAVDALVAVEKAKAVISVYHNMKGGDPVLHEAMIEIDRVREQAKADAMA from the coding sequence ATGCCCATCAACATCGATACGGACAAGGAATACGATATCGAAGATCTTCAGTTCGATATCGACGAGTCCAGGGCGACCGACCGCTGGGGCGACGCACCGGCGAACGTAAAAGAGATCTTCCACCAGCTCGAGTGGAACATCATCGAAGGCGGCCACACCGAAACCGTCAACTTCATCAACTCGCTCCTCGAGTGCGACGTGTCGGCCCGCACGCTGATCGCCGGTCCGATGGCCTCGGGCATCGCGGAAGTCGGCCGTCGCTTCAAGATGGACGAGTACTTCCTGCCCGAGGTGATGATGTCGGCGAAGTGCATGCACGCCGCCCTCGGACGCCTGAAGCCTCTAATCATCGCCGAAAAGTCGGCCGACCTCGGCACCGTCGTGGTTGGCACGGTCCAGGGCGACCTGCACGACATCGGCAAGAAGATCGTCGCCATGATGATGGAGGCCGCCGGCTTCACGGTGATCGACCTCGGCGTGACGGTGCCGCCGGAGGACTTCATCGCCGCGATCCGCGAGCACAAGCCCAAGATCGTCGGCTTCTCGGCGCTGCTGACCACCACCATGAACATGCAATGGGAGACGCTGAAGCGCATCAAGGCCGAGGGCCTGCGCGAGGACGTCAAGGTCTTCGTCGGCGGCGCACCGATCAGCCAGAACTGGGCCGACAAGATCGGCGCCGACGCCTACGCGGTCGATGCGCTGGTTGCGGTCGAGAAGGCCAAGGCCGTGATTTCGGTCTATCACAATATGAAGGGTGGCGACCCGGTGCTGCACGAGGCGATGATCGAGATCGACCGCGTGCGCGAGCAGGCCAAAGCCGACGCCATGGCCTGA
- the arsA gene encoding arsenical pump-driving ATPase, with translation MGILDRPTTYLFFTGKGGVGKTSASCATAVALAARGAKVLLVSTDPASNVDEVLGQEIPGTPFEIPEVPGLFALNIDPESAAREYRERVVGPYRGVLPEAIVASIEEQLSGACTVEIAAFDEFARLIGTPDLTARFDHVVFDTAPTGHTLRLLSLPAAWTGFMDASKAGTSCLGPLQGLVAQKQLYERAVAALSDAARTTLVLVSRPARAPLEEAARASRELAAIGIRNQKLVVNAVFTASTRDDPIAIALESEGRAALDAMPAELADLDRTTVPLKPRQLIGLDALRGFFDRPSGRSTASQQAPGAELDVASLPHAASWSDLVDGIAADGHGIVLTMGKGGVGKTTMARRIAADLAARGHAVHLSTTDPAGSELAVSPEVADRISVGRIDPSAEVARYREEVMATTGKDLDADARALLEEDLASPCTEEIAVFQAFAATVARARDGFVVLDTAPTGHTILLLDAAQSFSREYARQSKRSEEAVAELLPRLRDPAYTRVILCTLAEATPVHEAAALQADLRRAGIEPFAWAVNQCLSGLPLRDPLLVARRNQEEIYLREIDRKHATRFSMFPLALTGVEGTKMGVSRAADDRVSAA, from the coding sequence ATGGGAATTCTCGATCGGCCGACCACGTATCTCTTCTTCACCGGCAAGGGCGGCGTCGGGAAAACCTCTGCTTCATGCGCAACCGCCGTCGCCCTGGCCGCGCGCGGTGCCAAAGTTCTCCTCGTCAGCACCGACCCGGCCTCCAACGTCGACGAGGTTCTGGGCCAAGAGATTCCCGGTACGCCCTTCGAGATCCCCGAAGTGCCCGGTCTCTTTGCCCTCAATATCGATCCCGAATCGGCTGCCCGCGAATACCGCGAGCGGGTCGTCGGCCCCTATCGGGGCGTGCTGCCGGAGGCGATCGTCGCCAGCATCGAGGAACAACTCTCCGGCGCCTGCACGGTCGAGATAGCGGCCTTCGACGAATTCGCCCGCCTGATCGGAACGCCGGACCTGACGGCCCGCTTCGACCACGTCGTCTTCGACACCGCTCCGACCGGTCACACCCTGCGCCTCCTCTCCCTGCCCGCCGCCTGGACCGGTTTCATGGACGCCTCCAAGGCCGGCACCTCCTGCCTCGGCCCCCTCCAGGGTCTGGTCGCCCAAAAGCAGCTCTACGAGCGCGCCGTGGCCGCCCTCTCCGATGCCGCCCGCACGACCCTCGTCCTGGTCAGCAGGCCGGCTCGCGCCCCCCTAGAGGAGGCCGCCCGGGCCAGCCGGGAACTCGCCGCCATCGGCATCCGCAACCAGAAACTCGTCGTCAATGCGGTCTTCACCGCGAGCACCCGTGACGATCCGATAGCGATCGCCCTCGAGAGCGAGGGGCGCGCGGCCCTCGATGCGATGCCGGCAGAGCTCGCCGACCTCGATCGCACGACGGTTCCATTGAAGCCGCGCCAGTTGATCGGTCTCGACGCGCTGCGCGGTTTCTTCGATCGTCCCTCGGGGCGCTCCACCGCTTCGCAGCAGGCCCCCGGCGCGGAACTCGACGTCGCCTCCCTTCCTCACGCCGCTTCCTGGAGTGACCTCGTCGACGGCATCGCCGCGGACGGTCACGGGATCGTCCTGACCATGGGCAAGGGCGGCGTCGGCAAGACCACCATGGCGCGCCGTATCGCCGCCGACCTCGCCGCCCGCGGCCATGCCGTCCACCTCTCGACGACCGACCCGGCAGGCTCAGAATTGGCGGTCTCGCCCGAGGTCGCCGACCGCATTTCGGTCGGCCGCATCGATCCCTCCGCCGAGGTCGCGCGATACCGTGAGGAGGTGATGGCGACGACGGGCAAGGATCTCGATGCCGACGCCCGCGCGCTCCTCGAGGAGGACTTGGCCTCCCCTTGCACCGAGGAGATCGCCGTCTTCCAGGCCTTCGCGGCAACCGTTGCCCGGGCCCGCGACGGCTTCGTCGTGCTCGACACGGCACCGACCGGCCACACCATCCTTCTGCTCGACGCGGCACAATCCTTCAGCCGCGAATACGCGCGCCAGTCCAAGCGCTCCGAGGAGGCCGTCGCCGAACTGCTTCCGCGCCTGCGCGATCCCGCTTACACGCGCGTGATTCTCTGCACACTCGCCGAGGCCACTCCCGTGCACGAGGCCGCGGCCCTCCAGGCCGACCTTCGGCGCGCCGGGATCGAACCCTTCGCCTGGGCCGTCAACCAGTGCCTCTCCGGATTGCCGTTGCGGGACCCGCTGCTCGTCGCCCGCCGCAATCAGGAAGAAATTTACCTCCGCGAGATCGACAGGAAGCATGCCACGCGGTTCTCGATGTTCCCGCTGGCCCTGACCGGAGTGGAAGGAACAAAAATGGGTGTGTCGCGCGCCGCGGACGATCGGGTTTCGGCTGCGTGA
- a CDS encoding branched-chain amino acid ABC transporter permease: MRGTNIGRLTVLGQQILSGLATGSLYALTAIAVVVVFRNTRTINLAQGDFAMIGAFLGVVFLKDWGLNYYATIALVVACCMLLGIIVERFVMRPIADSDWLTLFTATLGVYYILHGLAGWIWGRDTKAFPVTFDPTPVDIMGAVISKGHLFNVAWALAIGIAIYIFLKHTRQGIAMRAVTDDPDTAQLMGIPVRRIVMLTWALAGLLAGFVGVLIAPILYVSPQMMDDVLVKGYVAAVFGGLYSIPGAVLGALMIGVAENLAGGYLGSHFKTATAFAMIVVLLAFRPQGLIGIQKRREI, translated from the coding sequence ATCCGCGGCACGAATATCGGGAGGTTAACTGTGCTCGGACAACAGATCCTGAGCGGCCTTGCGACGGGCAGTCTCTATGCCCTCACCGCGATAGCCGTGGTCGTCGTCTTCCGCAATACGCGAACCATAAACCTTGCCCAGGGCGACTTCGCCATGATCGGCGCCTTCCTCGGGGTCGTCTTCCTCAAGGATTGGGGGCTCAACTATTACGCCACCATCGCGCTCGTGGTCGCCTGCTGCATGTTGCTCGGCATCATCGTCGAGCGGTTCGTCATGCGCCCGATCGCGGATTCCGACTGGCTGACGCTCTTTACCGCCACGCTCGGCGTCTACTACATCCTGCACGGTCTCGCGGGCTGGATCTGGGGCCGTGACACCAAGGCATTTCCGGTCACCTTCGATCCGACGCCCGTCGACATCATGGGCGCGGTCATCAGCAAGGGGCACCTCTTCAACGTCGCCTGGGCCCTCGCCATCGGCATCGCCATCTATATTTTCCTCAAGCACACGCGCCAGGGCATCGCCATGCGCGCCGTGACGGACGATCCGGACACCGCCCAGCTGATGGGCATTCCGGTTCGCCGCATCGTCATGCTCACCTGGGCCCTCGCCGGCCTCCTGGCGGGCTTCGTCGGCGTCCTCATCGCCCCGATCCTCTATGTCTCTCCGCAGATGATGGACGACGTCCTGGTGAAGGGCTATGTCGCCGCGGTTTTCGGTGGCCTCTATTCGATCCCCGGCGCGGTTCTCGGCGCCCTCATGATCGGCGTCGCCGAGAACCTGGCGGGCGGTTATCTCGGTTCGCACTTCAAGACCGCGACCGCCTTCGCGATGATCGTCGTGCTGCTCGCCTTCCGCCCGCAAGGCCTCATCGGCATCCAGAAGAGGCGCGAGATATGA
- the arsD gene encoding arsenite efflux transporter metallochaperone ArsD has product MTTIAVYDPPMCCSSGVCGPDADASLVQFAANLEAASRNGVTVKRFNLGHEPAAFATSQVVRPLLEREGMECLPIVLIDDVVVSKGAYPSGDEMARRLGTSSKPAAASTGCCGASSSKQSSCCS; this is encoded by the coding sequence ATGACAACGATAGCGGTTTACGATCCCCCGATGTGCTGCTCGAGCGGCGTTTGCGGCCCCGATGCCGACGCCTCCCTCGTGCAGTTCGCGGCCAATCTCGAGGCCGCGAGCCGCAACGGCGTGACCGTCAAGCGCTTCAACCTCGGCCACGAGCCCGCCGCGTTCGCGACCAGCCAGGTGGTGCGCCCACTTCTCGAGCGCGAAGGCATGGAATGCCTGCCGATCGTGCTGATCGACGACGTCGTCGTCTCGAAGGGCGCTTATCCGAGCGGCGACGAAATGGCGCGGCGCCTCGGGACTTCCAGCAAGCCGGCCGCGGCCAGCACCGGTTGCTGCGGCGCTTCGTCGAGCAAGCAGTCGTCCTGCTGCTCGTGA
- a CDS encoding LysR family transcriptional regulator — MKWTRLQTFLIVAQEGSFSKASRRLGLSQSAISRQVTVLEEELKCQVFNRHWSGLVLTEAGEELYSTTTEMARELDLSIAKINEQKSLPEGPLKVSTTVAFGSAWLTPRINDFQRQHPRIALSLHLADNNYLDLSMRDADCAIRFTRQTEHSLVQTPLGFVRYRIYASREYLERAAPLERIEDLDNHALIVYGDYAPQPIGEMNWLLSVGRIAIDPRPASLTINSVYGIFRAAEAGLGVAALPYYLASRSDMLVEVLPGQLGPAFEVLFVYPEELRQSRRIRVFLDFLRAQADDDIAAGHLSKRL; from the coding sequence ATGAAGTGGACCAGACTGCAGACGTTCCTGATCGTCGCCCAGGAAGGCAGCTTCTCTAAGGCGAGCCGCCGGCTGGGCCTCAGCCAGTCGGCCATCAGCCGGCAGGTCACGGTGCTCGAGGAGGAACTCAAGTGCCAGGTCTTCAACCGCCACTGGAGCGGCCTCGTGCTGACGGAGGCCGGCGAGGAACTCTATTCCACCACGACCGAGATGGCCCGCGAGCTGGACCTCAGCATCGCGAAGATCAACGAGCAGAAGTCCCTGCCGGAGGGGCCCCTGAAGGTCAGCACGACGGTTGCTTTCGGTTCGGCCTGGCTGACGCCGCGGATCAACGACTTCCAGCGCCAGCACCCCCGGATCGCGCTTTCGCTGCACCTTGCCGACAACAACTACCTCGACCTTTCCATGCGTGATGCGGACTGCGCGATCCGCTTCACCCGCCAGACCGAGCACAGCCTCGTGCAGACGCCGCTCGGTTTCGTGCGCTACCGCATTTATGCCTCCCGCGAGTACCTCGAGCGCGCCGCCCCCCTCGAGCGCATCGAGGACCTCGACAACCACGCCCTCATCGTCTACGGCGATTATGCTCCCCAGCCGATCGGGGAAATGAACTGGCTGCTCAGCGTCGGCCGCATCGCGATCGACCCACGCCCGGCATCCCTCACGATCAATTCGGTCTACGGTATTTTCCGCGCCGCAGAAGCGGGCCTCGGCGTCGCCGCGCTGCCCTACTATCTGGCCTCGCGCTCCGACATGCTCGTCGAGGTCCTGCCCGGCCAGCTCGGCCCGGCCTTCGAGGTCCTCTTCGTTTATCCCGAGGAATTGCGCCAGTCCCGACGCATCAGGGTTTTCCTCGACTTCCTGCGCGCCCAGGCCGACGACGACATTGCCGCTGGGCATCTCTCGAAACGGCTGTGA
- a CDS encoding metalloregulator ArsR/SmtB family transcription factor — MEKPALIAMFGALAQETRVDIMRYLVECGTGGVPAGAIGEHLGVASQTLAFHLNCLANAGLVSRHRKGRNVIYTADIGRLNDIVCYMLENCCSRQGVDCVPAASNAALRRKISKRAGGCS, encoded by the coding sequence ATGGAGAAGCCCGCCCTCATAGCGATGTTCGGAGCGCTCGCGCAGGAAACCCGCGTCGACATCATGCGCTATCTGGTCGAATGCGGGACCGGTGGCGTCCCCGCTGGCGCGATCGGCGAGCATCTCGGCGTGGCGTCGCAGACCCTCGCCTTCCACCTCAATTGCCTTGCCAACGCCGGGCTGGTGAGCCGCCATCGCAAGGGGAGAAACGTGATCTATACGGCCGACATCGGTCGTCTCAACGACATAGTATGCTACATGCTTGAGAATTGCTGCAGCCGTCAGGGAGTGGACTGCGTTCCGGCTGCCAGCAATGCGGCGCTGCGCCGCAAGATCTCGAAACGGGCAGGAGGATGCTCATGA
- a CDS encoding ABC transporter substrate-binding protein translates to MRYLRLSVLAAAAALAPASVALAENAPGVTDDSILACSYQPMTGKVSSYFRMGKGAEAWFRHINEQGGINGRLIDFRMVDDRYEPARTTSIVKRFVERDECFAIVAPLGSAPTSAVIDYIAEQKIPLIGAGTGAAKNLEIQSPYVFPLYPSYFTEGQQLVRFAKEVFKAKKVALLYQNDPSGKTHLDGINSVLAEHGIELVAAEGYEPKEVDVSSQVIKMQASGAEAVICSCAPEPAAKFYTERKKLGWNVPVVNVFFGKSPKVPELAGDDAVEGVYFATIFRDFDSPAPQIQQAKEILLKYYPAETPDAIHLWGFAGAQVFTEAIKRMSESNTPITRENLIKTLEGIDDWTGSVVPNVTIGEGNAPEHFIVKDMSWVVYKGGKFEEFAPW, encoded by the coding sequence ATGAGATACTTGCGACTTTCGGTCCTGGCGGCGGCGGCCGCGCTCGCCCCCGCGAGCGTCGCGCTCGCCGAGAATGCGCCGGGCGTGACCGACGATTCGATCCTCGCCTGCTCGTACCAGCCGATGACCGGCAAGGTGTCCAGCTACTTCCGCATGGGCAAGGGCGCCGAGGCCTGGTTCCGCCACATCAACGAGCAGGGCGGCATCAATGGTCGTCTCATCGATTTCCGCATGGTCGACGACCGCTACGAGCCGGCCCGCACGACCTCCATCGTGAAGCGCTTCGTCGAGCGTGACGAGTGCTTCGCCATCGTCGCCCCGCTCGGCTCGGCCCCGACCTCGGCCGTCATCGACTACATCGCCGAGCAGAAGATCCCCCTCATCGGTGCCGGCACCGGTGCGGCCAAGAACCTCGAGATCCAGAGCCCCTACGTCTTCCCGCTCTATCCGAGCTACTTCACCGAAGGTCAGCAGCTGGTTCGCTTCGCCAAGGAAGTCTTCAAGGCCAAGAAGGTCGCGCTGCTCTACCAGAACGATCCGTCCGGCAAGACCCACCTCGACGGCATCAACTCCGTCCTGGCCGAGCATGGCATCGAGCTGGTCGCCGCCGAGGGCTACGAGCCCAAGGAGGTCGACGTTTCCTCCCAGGTGATCAAGATGCAGGCCTCCGGCGCCGAAGCCGTGATCTGCTCGTGCGCACCTGAGCCGGCCGCCAAGTTCTACACCGAGCGCAAGAAGCTCGGCTGGAACGTGCCGGTCGTGAACGTGTTCTTCGGCAAGAGCCCGAAGGTGCCGGAACTGGCCGGTGACGACGCCGTCGAGGGCGTTTATTTCGCGACCATCTTCCGCGACTTCGATTCGCCCGCGCCGCAGATCCAGCAGGCCAAGGAAATCCTGCTCAAGTACTACCCGGCCGAGACCCCGGACGCGATCCACCTCTGGGGCTTCGCAGGTGCCCAGGTCTTCACCGAGGCCATCAAGCGCATGAGCGAGTCGAACACGCCCATCACCCGCGAGAACCTCATCAAGACGCTCGAGGGTATCGACGACTGGACCGGCAGTGTCGTGCCGAACGTGACGATCGGCGAAGGCAACGCGCCTGAGCACTTCATCGTCAAGGACATGTCCTGGGTGGTCTACAAGGGTGGCAAGTTCGAGGAATTCGCCCCCTGGTGA
- a CDS encoding cold-shock protein, translated as MDKSATKGLRPGDGSGAVKSYNAKRNPFGGYITDSASGVDVFVHKSAVEAAGMAKLEAGQQLSYRIVEDGFGGFKAVELKSA; from the coding sequence ATGGACAAGTCCGCGACCAAGGGCCTGCGCCCGGGCGACGGCAGCGGCGCCGTCAAATCCTACAATGCCAAGCGCAACCCCTTCGGCGGCTACATCACGGACAGCGCCAGCGGCGTCGACGTTTTCGTGCACAAGTCCGCCGTCGAAGCAGCCGGCATGGCCAAGCTCGAGGCCGGCCAGCAATTGAGCTACCGGATCGTCGAGGACGGCTTCGGCGGCTTCAAGGCGGTCGAACTGAAGTCCGCCTGA
- a CDS encoding ATP-binding cassette domain-containing protein translates to MALLRIENVHAGYGPVKALRGISLDVAEGSIVTLLGANGAGKSTTLKTISGVVRPTSGDIKLDGKSIVGLSPNEVVNRGIVQVPEGRKVFKDLTVYENLLMGSYARSDRAGIASDFERIYELFPRLKERSSQLGGSLSGGEQQMLAIGRGLMARPRILLLDEPSLGLAPIIVANIFETLRNLNAETRMTMLIVEQNMRIALKSASFGYVMQVGNIVLSGEAEMLRNSKETFDSYLGTAH, encoded by the coding sequence ATGGCATTGCTCCGGATCGAGAACGTCCATGCCGGCTACGGACCGGTCAAGGCACTGCGCGGCATCTCCCTCGACGTGGCGGAAGGCTCCATCGTCACGCTGCTCGGCGCCAACGGTGCGGGAAAATCGACGACGCTGAAGACCATCTCGGGCGTCGTGCGCCCGACGAGCGGCGACATCAAGCTGGATGGCAAGTCCATCGTCGGCCTCTCGCCGAACGAGGTCGTCAACCGCGGCATCGTGCAGGTGCCCGAGGGACGCAAGGTTTTCAAGGACCTGACCGTCTACGAAAACCTCCTCATGGGAAGCTACGCCCGCTCCGATCGCGCCGGCATCGCGAGCGACTTCGAGCGCATCTACGAGCTTTTTCCACGCCTCAAGGAGCGATCGTCCCAACTCGGTGGCTCTCTGTCTGGAGGCGAACAGCAGATGCTCGCCATCGGCCGCGGCCTGATGGCGCGCCCGCGCATCCTGCTTCTCGACGAGCCTTCGCTCGGACTGGCGCCAATCATCGTCGCCAACATCTTCGAGACGCTTCGCAACCTCAATGCCGAGACCCGCATGACGATGCTGATCGTCGAGCAGAACATGCGGATTGCCTTGAAGTCGGCAAGCTTTGGATATGTCATGCAGGTTGGCAACATCGTGCTGTCCGGCGAGGCCGAGATGTTGCGCAACAGCAAGGAGACTTTCGACTCGTACCTCGGCACAGCCCATTGA